In Wenyingzhuangia fucanilytica, the following are encoded in one genomic region:
- a CDS encoding aminotransferase class V-fold PLP-dependent enzyme, whose translation MIHIEKVRADFPILNQQVNGKPLVYFDNAATSQKPQVVIDAITNYYSTINSNVHRGVHTLSQLATDEFEATRKKLKAHFNPKHEHEIIFTRGTTESINLVATTLTSLVKSTDEIIISALEHHSNIVPWQMLCERTGATLKVIPMNDEGELLMDVYDELLTENTRIVAVNHISNALGTINPVEEIIEKAHKVGAWVLIDGAQSTPHMKVDLQALNCDFYTCSAHKMFGPTGIGFLYGKEAVLNELPPYHGGGEMIKDCTFEKTTYAELPHKFEAGTPNIADVIAFGTAIDYINSIGIENIEAAEHDLLIYGTEQLSKIPGLKIYGTAKNKASVISFNIGDIHPFDIGTIVDKLGVAVRTGHHCTQPIMARFNIPGTIRASFAFYNTKEEIDILVAALQRAATMLS comes from the coding sequence ATGATTCATATAGAAAAAGTAAGAGCAGATTTTCCCATTTTAAATCAACAAGTAAACGGAAAACCTTTAGTGTATTTTGATAATGCAGCTACAAGTCAAAAACCACAAGTGGTGATAGATGCGATTACTAATTATTATAGCACCATAAACTCTAATGTTCACAGAGGGGTACATACTTTAAGTCAGCTAGCTACCGATGAGTTTGAGGCTACAAGAAAAAAGTTAAAAGCACATTTTAATCCTAAACATGAGCACGAAATTATTTTTACTCGTGGAACAACGGAGTCTATTAATTTGGTGGCTACAACTTTAACATCATTGGTAAAAAGTACTGATGAAATTATTATTTCTGCATTAGAGCATCACTCTAATATTGTGCCTTGGCAAATGTTGTGCGAAAGAACTGGAGCTACTTTAAAAGTAATTCCAATGAACGATGAAGGAGAGTTGCTAATGGATGTATATGATGAATTGTTGACTGAAAATACAAGAATAGTAGCAGTTAATCATATTTCTAATGCTTTAGGAACCATAAATCCAGTAGAAGAAATTATAGAAAAAGCGCATAAAGTTGGTGCTTGGGTGTTGATAGATGGAGCACAATCTACTCCACACATGAAGGTTGATTTACAAGCGTTAAATTGTGATTTTTATACTTGTTCTGCTCATAAAATGTTTGGACCTACGGGTATAGGATTTTTATATGGTAAAGAAGCTGTTTTAAATGAGCTGCCACCTTACCATGGAGGAGGAGAAATGATTAAAGATTGTACGTTTGAAAAAACTACTTATGCAGAATTGCCTCATAAGTTCGAAGCAGGTACTCCAAATATTGCAGATGTAATTGCCTTTGGAACAGCTATAGATTATATCAATAGCATTGGAATAGAGAATATTGAAGCAGCCGAACATGATTTGCTGATTTATGGAACAGAGCAATTGAGCAAAATTCCAGGATTAAAAATTTATGGAACAGCAAAAAATAAAGCAAGTGTTATTTCTTTTAACATTGGAGATATACACCCTTTTGATATTGGTACTATAGTAGATAAATTAGGAGTTGCGGTTAGAACAGGTCATCATTGTACACAACCAATTATGGCACGTTTTAATATTCCGGGAACCATAAGAGCTTCTTTTGCATTTTACAATACCAAAGAAGAAATAGATATTTTAGTAGCAGCTTTACAAAGAGCAGCAACAATGCTTTCTTAA
- a CDS encoding DUF1569 domain-containing protein — translation MSYPFIFDADTLEQNKVRLDALTSSTQPLWGKMNVAQMLAHLNVSYDVAQGKNRVKLNPVMRFFLKTFIKKGVVGDKPYPKNGRTAPYFLIVDERNFEAEKKKLLENMRWVFDKGETFFEGRPTESFGKLTAKEWSNLFQKHLDHHFKQFGV, via the coding sequence ATGTCTTATCCATTTATTTTTGATGCAGATACTTTAGAGCAAAATAAAGTTCGTTTAGATGCTTTAACTAGTAGTACTCAACCTTTATGGGGAAAAATGAATGTGGCTCAAATGTTAGCTCATTTAAATGTTTCTTATGATGTTGCTCAAGGAAAAAATAGGGTAAAGTTAAACCCTGTGATGCGTTTTTTCTTAAAAACGTTTATTAAAAAAGGAGTGGTTGGAGACAAACCTTATCCTAAAAACGGAAGAACTGCTCCGTATTTTTTAATAGTTGATGAAAGAAATTTTGAAGCTGAGAAAAAGAAGTTATTAGAAAATATGCGATGGGTTTTTGATAAAGGAGAAACTTTTTTTGAGGGAAGACCAACAGAATCTTTTGGTAAATTAACAGCAAAAGAGTGGAGTAATTTATTTCAAAAACATTTAGATCACCACTTTAAGCAATTTGGTGTGTAA
- a CDS encoding methylenetetrahydrofolate reductase — MNSQELKKKIENKEGGYLFYGLTPPKISTPVEKIDGISQRQIERIKNLPIDGLVLYDIQDESSRTHLPRPFPFLHTWAPDEYANQYLQELNVPKIIYKSVGKFTESSLKEWLVANEDTIDLTVFVGAPSKQQQVNLSLQDAYKIKKASNSTIKLGGVTIPERHFAKGDEHIRLSNKIGSGCTFFISQCVYNLDNAKSFLSDYHYKTQEKNIAPAPIIFTLTPCGSVKTLEFTKWLGIDIPRWLENDLTSSEDILAKSIEVCKYIAKELIKFAKEKNMPIGFNIESVAIRKAEIEASIELVKSVKEMMI, encoded by the coding sequence ATGAATTCACAAGAATTAAAAAAGAAGATAGAGAATAAAGAAGGAGGTTATTTGTTTTACGGATTAACTCCTCCAAAAATATCAACACCAGTTGAAAAAATAGATGGAATTTCTCAACGTCAAATAGAGCGAATTAAAAACTTACCTATTGATGGTTTGGTTTTATATGATATTCAAGACGAATCATCTAGAACACACTTGCCAAGACCCTTTCCGTTTTTACATACTTGGGCTCCAGATGAATATGCAAATCAATATTTACAAGAATTAAACGTTCCTAAAATTATTTATAAGAGTGTAGGGAAATTTACCGAAAGCTCTTTAAAAGAATGGTTAGTTGCTAATGAAGACACTATTGATTTAACAGTTTTTGTTGGGGCTCCGTCAAAACAACAACAAGTAAATTTATCTTTACAAGATGCGTATAAAATTAAAAAAGCATCTAATTCTACCATAAAATTAGGGGGAGTAACTATTCCTGAAAGACATTTTGCTAAAGGAGATGAGCATATACGTTTGAGTAATAAAATTGGTAGTGGATGTACTTTTTTTATCTCTCAATGTGTGTATAATCTAGACAATGCAAAAAGTTTTTTATCAGATTATCATTATAAAACTCAAGAAAAAAACATTGCACCTGCACCTATCATTTTTACTTTAACACCTTGTGGGTCTGTAAAGACTTTAGAGTTTACAAAATGGTTGGGGATTGATATTCCTAGGTGGTTAGAAAATGATTTAACATCTTCTGAAGATATTTTGGCAAAATCTATAGAGGTTTGTAAATACATTGCAAAAGAATTAATCAAGTTTGCAAAAGAAAAAAATATGCCTATAGGTTTTAATATAGAATCAGTAGCGATTAGAAAAGCAGAGATAGAGGCTTCTATAGAGTTGGTTAAATCTGTAAAGGAAATGATGATTTAA
- a CDS encoding aspartate-semialdehyde dehydrogenase, giving the protein MKVAVVGATGMVGTVMLKVLAERNFPVTELIPVASARSAGKQLEYNGKNYTVVTLEDAVKMNADVALFSAGGDTSLEWAPKFAEAGTTVVDNSSAWRMDPTKKLVVPEINGDVLTAEDKIIANPNCSTIQLVMALAPLHKKYKMKRLIVSTYQSVSGTGVAAVRQLENEQNGITDGEMAYNYPINRNAIPHCDIFMENGYTKEEMKLVKEPKKILGDDSFAVTATAVRIPTAGGHSEAVNVEFANDFDLAEVRAILEATPGVIVQDDLANNIYPMPALAHDKDEVFVGRIRRDESLPNTLNMWVVADNLRKGAATNTVQIAEYLISKGLLG; this is encoded by the coding sequence ATGAAAGTAGCAGTAGTAGGAGCTACCGGAATGGTAGGTACGGTAATGTTAAAAGTATTAGCAGAAAGAAACTTTCCTGTAACAGAATTAATCCCTGTTGCATCGGCTCGTTCTGCTGGTAAACAATTAGAATACAACGGAAAAAATTATACTGTAGTCACTTTAGAAGACGCTGTAAAAATGAATGCTGATGTAGCTTTGTTTTCTGCAGGAGGAGATACTTCTTTAGAATGGGCTCCAAAATTTGCTGAAGCAGGAACAACAGTTGTTGATAATTCATCTGCATGGAGAATGGATCCTACTAAAAAATTAGTAGTACCAGAAATCAACGGAGATGTTTTAACTGCTGAAGATAAAATTATTGCTAACCCTAACTGTTCGACTATTCAGTTAGTGATGGCTTTAGCTCCATTACACAAAAAATATAAAATGAAGCGTTTAATTGTTTCTACTTACCAATCTGTTTCTGGAACAGGAGTAGCCGCAGTTAGACAATTAGAAAACGAGCAAAATGGAATTACTGATGGTGAAATGGCGTATAACTACCCTATTAACCGTAATGCAATTCCACACTGTGATATTTTCATGGAAAACGGATACACTAAAGAGGAAATGAAATTAGTAAAAGAGCCTAAGAAAATTTTAGGTGATGATTCTTTTGCTGTAACTGCAACTGCTGTACGTATTCCTACAGCTGGTGGTCACTCTGAAGCTGTGAACGTTGAGTTTGCTAATGATTTTGATTTGGCTGAGGTTCGTGCTATTTTAGAAGCAACTCCAGGAGTAATTGTACAAGATGATTTGGCAAACAACATTTATCCTATGCCAGCTTTAGCTCATGATAAAGATGAAGTTTTTGTAGGACGTATTCGTAGAGATGAATCTTTACCAAACACTTTAAACATGTGGGTAGTAGCAGATAACTTACGTAAAGGAGCTGCAACAAACACTGTTCAAATTGCAGAATATTTAATTTCTAAAGGTTTATTAGGATAA
- a CDS encoding AraC family transcriptional regulator: MKPKYLDRTPSHSSFNVQVKTEKHFLKVWHFHKELELDFISSSSGTLFAGDYIGKFSEGNLVLLGKNLPHMWVNSEEYFVEDSDLVAEACVVHFTEEFLGEDFLKQPEMVEMEQLFIKARRGIVFKGDTSVVNKRVQSLKRYSGLSRVIELLKILNVLAKWEAVEVLSSQDFVQSFSDNKLKKLEAVYEYIYNHFNTDISLERVAEVACMNPSAFSRYFKKAHGKNFIKYVNELRVNYACKLILDKKYAIIDICFECGFNNLSNFNRQFKMITGFAPSNYLKEYKK, translated from the coding sequence TTGAAACCAAAATATCTTGACAGGACCCCTTCACACAGTAGCTTTAATGTACAAGTAAAAACAGAAAAGCATTTTTTAAAAGTATGGCATTTTCATAAGGAGTTAGAGCTAGATTTTATAAGTTCTAGTTCGGGAACTTTGTTTGCTGGAGATTATATTGGAAAGTTTTCAGAAGGGAATCTAGTTCTTTTGGGTAAAAACCTACCTCATATGTGGGTAAATAGCGAAGAGTATTTTGTGGAAGATAGCGATTTAGTGGCAGAGGCTTGTGTGGTTCATTTTACAGAAGAATTTTTAGGAGAAGATTTTTTAAAACAGCCAGAAATGGTTGAGATGGAACAATTGTTTATAAAAGCAAGAAGAGGAATTGTTTTTAAAGGAGATACTTCTGTGGTAAATAAAAGAGTTCAGTCTTTAAAAAGATATTCTGGTTTAAGCAGAGTAATAGAGTTGCTTAAAATTTTAAATGTTCTTGCTAAATGGGAAGCCGTAGAGGTGTTATCTAGTCAAGATTTTGTTCAAAGTTTTTCAGACAACAAGCTTAAAAAGTTAGAAGCAGTTTATGAATATATATACAATCATTTTAATACTGATATTTCGTTAGAGAGAGTTGCTGAGGTTGCTTGTATGAATCCTTCTGCTTTTAGTAGATATTTTAAAAAAGCACATGGAAAAAACTTTATTAAATACGTAAATGAATTACGTGTTAATTATGCATGTAAATTAATTTTAGATAAAAAATACGCCATTATTGATATTTGTTTTGAATGCGGATTTAACAATTTATCTAATTTTAATAGACAGTTTAAGATGATTACCGGATTTGCCCCATCAAATTATTTAAAAGAATATAAAAAGTAG
- a CDS encoding succinate dehydrogenase cytochrome b subunit, translating into MSGVLSSSIGRKVAMAASAFFLMFFLLQHFAINLTSIFSADVFNELSHFMGTNPAVQFALQPILIFGVVFHFVMGFILEARNKAARSVKYVKNNGAANSTWVSRNMIYSGLAILAFIVLHFIDFWFPEINHKYIAMLPEDPNRYYGELVHKFHSPIRTGAYVAAFAFLALHLLHGFKSAFQSSGMSAKRAAKLETVSKIYAIGIPVGFIIIALFHHFNQH; encoded by the coding sequence ATGAGTGGAGTTTTATCTTCTTCGATAGGAAGGAAAGTGGCAATGGCCGCTTCTGCTTTCTTTTTAATGTTTTTCTTGTTGCAACATTTTGCAATCAATTTAACATCAATTTTTAGTGCAGATGTGTTTAATGAGTTATCTCATTTTATGGGAACTAATCCTGCAGTTCAGTTTGCGCTACAACCAATTTTAATTTTTGGGGTTGTTTTTCACTTCGTAATGGGGTTTATTCTAGAAGCTAGAAATAAAGCTGCTCGTAGTGTAAAATACGTAAAAAACAATGGTGCTGCCAATTCTACTTGGGTAAGTAGAAACATGATTTATTCAGGTTTGGCAATCTTAGCTTTTATTGTATTGCACTTTATTGATTTTTGGTTTCCAGAAATCAATCACAAATACATCGCTATGTTACCAGAAGATCCAAACAGATACTATGGTGAATTAGTACACAAGTTTCACAGTCCAATAAGAACTGGAGCTTATGTAGCGGCGTTTGCATTTTTAGCATTACACTTATTACACGGATTTAAGTCTGCATTCCAATCTAGCGGAATGAGTGCTAAGCGTGCAGCTAAATTAGAGACTGTATCAAAAATTTATGCAATAGGTATTCCTGTAGGATTTATCATCATTGCTTTGTTTCACCATTTCAATCAACATTAA
- a CDS encoding fumarate reductase/succinate dehydrogenase flavoprotein subunit yields the protein MALDSKVPKGPIADKWTNYKNHIDLVNPANKRNIDVIVVGTGLAGGSAAATLAELGYNVKAFAYQDSPRRAHSIAAQGGINAAKNYQGDGDSTYRLFYDTVKGGDYRAREANVYRLAEVSANIIDQCVAQGVPFARDYGGLLDNRSFGGVLVSRTFYAKGQTGQQLLLGAYSAMNRQIGRGKIQMYNRHEMMDVVLVDGKARGIITRNLVTGEIERHSAHAVVIATGGYGNVFFLSTNAMGSNVSASWKIHKKGAYFANPCYTQIHPTCIPVSGDHQSKLTLMSESLRNDGRIWVPAKLEDAQAIREGKKKPTDLSEEERDYYLERRYPAFGNLVPRDVASRAAKERCDAGFGVNATGEAVYLDFADAIKRYGREQALIHGDHNPSAEKVDKLGKEVVKAKYGNLFQMYDKIVDEDPYNTPMMIYPAVHYTMGGTWVDYNLMTTIPGCYCIGEANFSDHGANRLGASALMQGLADGYFVLPYTIGDYLSKDIRTGKISTDLPEFEEAEKSVKEQINFFVNNNGSKSVDHFHKRLGKIMWDKVGMARNAKGLTEAMTEIKALREEFWKDVKVPGSADTYNEELAKAGRVADFLELGELFAKDALVREESCGGHFREESAETEGPQEGEAKRDDVNFAFVSAWEYKGEPADAVLHKEQLEFNDIELKTRSYK from the coding sequence ATGGCATTAGATTCTAAAGTACCTAAAGGTCCTATCGCTGATAAATGGACTAATTATAAAAATCATATCGACTTAGTAAACCCAGCAAACAAACGTAACATTGATGTTATTGTTGTGGGAACAGGTTTGGCAGGAGGTTCTGCTGCTGCAACTTTGGCTGAGTTAGGATACAATGTAAAAGCTTTTGCTTATCAAGATTCACCTCGTAGAGCCCACTCAATTGCAGCTCAAGGAGGAATTAACGCAGCAAAAAACTATCAAGGAGATGGTGATTCTACTTACAGATTATTTTACGATACTGTAAAAGGAGGAGATTACCGTGCTCGTGAAGCAAACGTATATCGTTTGGCAGAAGTTTCTGCAAATATTATTGACCAATGTGTAGCTCAAGGGGTACCTTTTGCTCGTGATTACGGAGGTTTGTTAGATAACCGTTCTTTTGGAGGGGTATTAGTATCTCGTACTTTTTACGCTAAAGGACAAACAGGGCAACAATTATTGTTAGGAGCTTATTCTGCAATGAACCGTCAAATTGGACGTGGAAAAATACAAATGTACAACCGTCACGAAATGATGGATGTGGTATTGGTTGATGGAAAAGCAAGAGGAATTATTACTCGTAACTTAGTTACTGGAGAAATTGAAAGACATTCTGCTCACGCTGTAGTAATTGCAACTGGAGGTTACGGAAACGTTTTCTTCTTATCAACTAACGCAATGGGGTCTAACGTTTCTGCATCATGGAAAATCCATAAAAAAGGAGCGTATTTTGCAAACCCTTGTTACACACAAATTCACCCAACATGTATTCCTGTTTCTGGAGATCATCAGTCTAAATTAACGTTGATGTCTGAATCTTTACGTAACGATGGACGTATTTGGGTTCCTGCTAAATTAGAAGATGCGCAAGCAATTAGAGAAGGGAAGAAAAAACCTACTGATTTATCAGAAGAAGAAAGAGATTACTACTTAGAAAGAAGATATCCTGCATTTGGAAACTTAGTACCTCGTGATGTTGCCTCTCGTGCAGCTAAAGAACGTTGTGATGCTGGTTTTGGAGTAAATGCTACAGGAGAAGCTGTTTATTTAGATTTTGCTGATGCAATTAAGCGTTACGGAAGAGAGCAAGCTTTAATTCATGGAGATCACAATCCTTCTGCTGAAAAAGTAGATAAATTAGGAAAAGAGGTTGTAAAAGCCAAATATGGGAACTTATTCCAGATGTATGATAAAATTGTAGATGAAGATCCATACAATACACCAATGATGATTTATCCAGCAGTTCACTATACAATGGGTGGTACTTGGGTTGATTACAACTTAATGACAACTATTCCTGGATGTTACTGTATTGGAGAGGCTAACTTCTCAGATCACGGAGCTAACCGTTTAGGAGCTTCTGCATTAATGCAAGGATTAGCTGATGGTTATTTTGTATTACCATACACTATTGGTGATTACTTATCTAAGGATATTAGAACAGGAAAAATTTCAACAGATTTACCTGAGTTTGAAGAAGCAGAAAAATCAGTAAAAGAACAAATTAATTTCTTTGTAAATAATAACGGATCAAAATCTGTAGATCACTTCCACAAACGTTTAGGTAAAATTATGTGGGATAAAGTAGGAATGGCTCGTAATGCTAAAGGTTTAACAGAGGCAATGACTGAAATTAAAGCTTTACGTGAGGAGTTCTGGAAAGATGTTAAAGTACCAGGATCTGCTGATACTTATAACGAAGAATTAGCAAAAGCTGGACGTGTAGCAGATTTCTTAGAATTAGGAGAGTTGTTTGCAAAAGATGCCTTGGTAAGAGAAGAATCTTGTGGAGGTCACTTCCGTGAAGAATCTGCTGAAACTGAAGGACCACAAGAAGGAGAAGCAAAACGTGATGATGTAAACTTTGCTTTTGTTTCTGCATGGGAATACAAAGGAGAACCTGCTGACGCAGTCTTACATAAAGAACAATTAGAGTTTAACGATATTGAGTTAAAAACAAGATCATATAAATAA
- a CDS encoding succinate dehydrogenase/fumarate reductase iron-sulfur subunit: MNLKLKIWRQNGANDAGKMVDYSISNVSPDMSFLEMLDVLNEQIINEGGEPVAFDHDCREGICGMCSLFINGEAHGPDRGITTCQLHMRKFKDGDTIYIEPFRAKAFPVIKDLVVDRGAFDRIQHQGGFISVNTSGNTQDANSLPISKHAADEAMDAATCIGCGACVATCKNSSAMLFVGAKVSQYALLPQGQVEAADRVRNMVAQMDAEGFGNCTNTGACEVECPKGISLDNIARMNRELFKTMI; encoded by the coding sequence ATGAATTTAAAACTTAAAATCTGGCGACAAAATGGAGCCAATGATGCAGGTAAAATGGTAGACTACAGCATTAGCAATGTGTCTCCAGATATGTCTTTCTTAGAAATGTTAGACGTATTAAACGAACAAATTATTAACGAAGGTGGTGAGCCAGTAGCTTTTGATCACGACTGTAGAGAAGGAATTTGTGGAATGTGTTCTTTGTTTATTAACGGAGAAGCACATGGACCAGATAGAGGAATTACTACATGTCAGTTACACATGAGAAAGTTTAAGGATGGAGATACTATTTATATAGAACCTTTCCGTGCTAAAGCATTCCCAGTAATTAAAGATTTAGTGGTAGATCGTGGAGCATTTGATAGAATTCAACACCAAGGAGGATTTATTTCTGTAAACACTTCTGGTAATACTCAAGATGCAAACTCGTTGCCTATTTCTAAGCATGCTGCTGATGAAGCAATGGATGCTGCAACTTGTATTGGATGTGGTGCTTGTGTGGCTACTTGTAAAAACTCATCGGCTATGTTATTTGTAGGAGCAAAAGTTTCTCAATATGCATTGTTACCTCAAGGTCAGGTAGAAGCTGCAGACCGTGTACGTAACATGGTTGCACAAATGGATGCTGAAGGTTTTGGTAACTGTACCAACACTGGAGCATGTGAGGTTGAATGTCCTAAAGGAATTTCTTTAGATAACATTGCTCGTATGAACCGTGAATTATTTAAAACAATGATCTAA
- a CDS encoding 2-phosphosulfolactate phosphatase: protein MKKIEVVVAPEITSNYDVKGKLVVIIDVFRATTTMVTAMANGVNEIKTCLEVEEAIALKEQGYLVGGERNGEKVKGMDVDNSPLSFLNGKYANKKLAISTTNGTKAVEVSLAAKEIIIGTFANLTAVSEYIAQSDLDVLLVCAGWKGKMSTEDFMFAGAVIASLSNEYCNTDSADIAKSYFLKHALNYQQKLEGCEHALRLKKLNKLGDIAFCVQKDVFAIVPKFNSASKTFVL from the coding sequence ATGAAAAAAATAGAAGTAGTAGTAGCGCCAGAAATTACATCAAACTATGATGTTAAAGGAAAGTTGGTGGTAATTATTGATGTTTTTAGAGCTACCACAACAATGGTTACGGCCATGGCCAATGGGGTTAATGAAATTAAAACTTGTTTAGAGGTAGAGGAAGCTATTGCTTTAAAAGAACAAGGGTATTTGGTAGGAGGTGAGAGAAATGGAGAAAAGGTTAAAGGAATGGATGTTGACAATTCTCCCTTGTCTTTTTTAAACGGAAAATACGCAAATAAAAAATTGGCGATTTCAACTACAAATGGAACCAAAGCAGTAGAAGTGTCTTTAGCTGCTAAAGAAATAATTATTGGAACTTTTGCTAATCTTACTGCGGTGAGTGAATATATTGCTCAATCAGATTTAGATGTTTTGTTGGTTTGTGCAGGTTGGAAAGGAAAAATGAGCACCGAAGATTTTATGTTCGCTGGTGCTGTGATAGCAAGTTTGTCAAATGAGTATTGTAATACAGATAGTGCAGATATTGCCAAGAGTTATTTTTTAAAACACGCATTAAATTACCAACAAAAACTAGAGGGTTGTGAGCATGCTCTTAGATTAAAAAAACTTAATAAGTTAGGAGATATAGCGTTTTGTGTTCAAAAAGATGTGTTTGCTATCGTTCCTAAGTTTAACAGTGCATCAAAAACTTTTGTATTATAA
- a CDS encoding TatD family hydrolase yields MIFTDTHTHLNSEQFDEDRNEMIQRAIKSGVSRLFIPAVDSNYTQSMFDVAESFPNNVHLMMGVHPTHIKENYKDELNIAREWLETGKFVAVGEIGIDLYWDDTYINQQKEAFKTQVQWAKELGLPINIHCRNAFNEIFEILEEEKSDKLFGIFHCFTGTLEDAKKAIGYNLKLGIGGVATFKNGKIDQFLNEIPLEHIVLETDAPYLAPTPFRGKRNESAYVVNVAEKLATIYQKSLEEIAAITTQNSIDVFGV; encoded by the coding sequence ATGATTTTTACAGACACACACACACACTTAAACAGCGAACAATTTGATGAAGATAGAAATGAAATGATTCAACGCGCTATTAAATCTGGTGTAAGTCGATTGTTTATCCCCGCTGTTGATTCAAATTACACCCAAAGTATGTTTGATGTAGCCGAAAGCTTTCCTAACAACGTTCATTTAATGATGGGTGTACATCCTACTCATATTAAAGAAAACTATAAAGATGAACTTAACATTGCTCGTGAGTGGTTAGAAACAGGAAAATTTGTAGCTGTAGGAGAAATTGGTATAGATTTATACTGGGATGATACTTATATCAACCAACAAAAGGAAGCGTTTAAAACTCAAGTACAATGGGCAAAAGAATTAGGTTTACCCATAAACATCCATTGTAGAAATGCTTTTAATGAAATTTTCGAGATTTTAGAAGAAGAAAAGTCTGACAAATTATTTGGTATTTTTCATTGCTTTACCGGAACTTTAGAAGATGCTAAAAAAGCCATTGGTTATAACTTAAAACTAGGAATTGGTGGAGTTGCTACTTTTAAAAACGGAAAAATAGATCAGTTTTTAAACGAGATTCCTTTAGAACATATTGTACTAGAAACTGATGCTCCATACCTAGCACCCACTCCTTTTAGAGGAAAAAGAAACGAGTCTGCCTACGTTGTAAATGTGGCCGAAAAACTTGCTACTATTTATCAAAAAAGTTTAGAAGAAATTGCAGCTATTACTACGCAAAATAGCATTGATGTTTTTGGAGTATAA